Proteins encoded by one window of Torulaspora delbrueckii CBS 1146 chromosome 2, complete genome:
- the CQD2 gene encoding Cqd2p (similar to Saccharomyces cerevisiae YLR253W; ancestral locus Anc_1.383) → MIKFLFPQRTLLSSSFRRYTTSVPKQPLRRFKLTRGKIIFGSIVGAGAIYYQTNETAHNVLRHVVLTSRRIGVVTVATVRCFHRYKTTLDAHYDSLEERGEALSACHLYCAKVTLRALQANAGVYIKLGQHIGAMTYMLPPEWTETMIPLQDQCPQSTMEEINEMFKQDLKVDIDEMFSEFNPKPIGVASLAQVHVAKLRDSDQMVAVKCQHPSLKEFVPLDVMLTQTVFNLMDVVFPDYPLTWLGDEMQSSIFVELDFTKEAKNAVTTAELFSNATAETALRIPKVISANRRILVMEYIIGRRLDDVKFLDDNHISRAEVSACLSHTFNKMIFTPNAGLHCDPHGGNLAIRPCKPTSKNPHNFEIVLYDHGLYRFPSTQLRRDYAHFWLALLDHNQPEMKYYAKRFAQITDEQFPLFAAAITGRSIDTALNYDISKPRSNEEIETMAAGLLHGSFLLQLMGLLARIPGVVLLILKTNDLTRHLDECLQNPLGPERTFLIMTQYCARMVYEEACEAISDHYRRWSFIWLYKEVKAWFEYEKRKNELVFYDLALWWKRRLM, encoded by the coding sequence ATGATAAAGTTTTTATTTCCACAAAGAACGTTATTGAGTAGTTCTTTTAGACGCTACACAACCTCTGTTCCCAAACAAcctttgagaagatttaAACTCACAAGAGGCAAGATCATATTTGGGTCGATCGTGGGAGCAGGGGCTATTTATTATCAGACTAATGAGACTGCTCATAATGTTCTAAGACATGTGGTTTTGACCTCGAGAAGGATCGGTGTGGTTACAGTAGCGACTGTGCGGTGCTTTCATCGTTACAAGACGACTTTAGATGCTCATTACGACTCGCTTGAGGAGCGTGGGGAAGCTTTGAGTGCCTGCCATCTTTACTGTGCAAAGGTAACCTTACGTGCTTTGCAGGCAAATGCAGGTGTCTATATTAAGCTTGGGCAGCACATTGGTGCCATGACCTATATGTTACCACCGGAATGGACTGAGACTATGATTCCTTTGCAAGACCAGTGTCCGCAATCTACAAtggaagagatcaatgAAATGTTCAAgcaggatttgaaagttgaTATTGACGAGATGTTTTCTGAGTTTAACCCAAAACCTATCGGCGTAGCATCGCTGGCACAGGTTCATGTAGCAAAGCTACGAGACTCCGACCAAATGGTTGCAGTGAAATGTCAACACCCATCTCTAAAAGAGTTTGTGCCCCTGGATGTGATGCTGACGCAAACtgtcttcaatttgatggatGTTGTGTTTCCTGATTACCCATTGACGTGGCTTGGAGATGAAATGCaatcatcaatctttgtcGAGTTGGATTTTACTAAGGAAGCAAAGAATGCTGTAACTACTGCAGAACTTTTCTCAAATGCAACTGCAGAAACAGCTCTCAGAATACCTAAAGTCATTAGCGCAAACCGCAGGATACTAGTCATGGAATACATCATTGGTAGAAGGTTGGACGACGTAAAATTTTTAGACGACAATCATATCTCTAGAGCCGAGGTATCGGCCTGTCTTTCGCATACTTTTAACAAGATGATTTTCACACCGAACGCTGGTTTGCATTGTGATCCTCACGGTGGTAATTTGGCTATAAGACCATGTAAACcaacttcaaaaaatcctcacaattttgaaattgtcTTATATGATCATGGACTCTATCGGTTCCCATCGACCCAGCTGAGAAGGGACTATGCTCATTTTTGGTTGGCGTTACTTGATCACAACCAGCCAGAGATGAAATATTACGCAAAGAGATTTGCTCAAATCACTGACGAACAATTTCCCTTGTTTGCGGCTGCAATAACAGGGAGGAGTATTGATACTGCCTTAAACTATGACATCTCTAAACCTAGGAGcaatgaagagattgagaCCATGGCTGCCGGGCTACTGCATGGTTCTTTTCTCTTGCAATTAATGGGTCTCCTTGCTAGAATTCCTGGCGTTGTACTACTGATTTTGAAAACAAATGATTTGACAAGACATCTGGACGAATGTTTGCAAAATCCACTGGGTCCTGAAAGGACTTTCCTAATCATGACACAGTACTGTGCACGGATGGTTTATGAAGAGGCCTGTGAGGCCATAAGCGATCATTATCGAAGGTGGTCGTTTATCTGGCTTTACAAAGAGGTCAAAGCTTGGTTTGAGTATGAAAAGCGTAAAAACGAACTGGTTTTCTATGATTTGGCGCTATGGTGGAAAAGAAGGCTAATGTAG
- the TDEL0B06250 gene encoding uncharacterized protein (similar to Saccharomyces cerevisiae YGL159W; ancestral locus Anc_1.381) yields the protein MNSKIVEDREVADFFIGACSETLLSFLQELHSALKKYSENPEIIPPRIVGTIPSGSTVHLYMPVIDDVYSGVKTLGYNASSNMGFVGSINVTDAESGMLYGTLQAKELTGVRTALVSCIGLYHQLDKFENLGAINCTVFGSGLQAFWHVLFCARLLSGKCKQLNVCFVNRSSKIDLEPIRTILNRDDTNMELSFTLVKLSEKLAVKKVVANSHIIFGCAPSEAANIHYTDLAEVETIVPHTYISLIGSYKPHMHECDAKLISEFQKQKVPILVDSKEHTLLEAGELIDSNVKPHQLQEIGRLEKDKLQTIRCEKNNRTITLCKIVGLSIMDICVAKKLLEVSKLD from the coding sequence ATGAATTCGAAAATTGTGGAAGATCGAGAAGTAGCTGATTTCTTTATTGGTGCATGCTCAGAGACATTACTGTCGTTTCTGCAGGAATTGCATTCAGCCCTGAAGAAATATTCTGAGAATCCCGAAATTATTCCACCACGTATTGTTGGAACCATTCCATCTGGTAGCACTGTACATCTTTATATGCCTGTGATTGACGATGTGTACTCCGGAGTTAAGACTTTAGGGTACAATGCTAGTTCTAACATGGGTTTCGTGGGATCTATCAATGTCACTGACGCGGAGTCCGGTATGTTATATGGTACGTTGCAGGCTAAGGAACTCACCGGTGTGAGAACAGCATTGGTGAGTTGCATTGGGTTGTATCATCAGTtagataaatttgaaaacCTGGGTGCCATCAATTGTACCGTCTTTGGCAGTGGTTTGCAGGCCTTCTGGCATGTCTTGTTTTGTGCGAGGCTGCTTAGTGGTAAATGTAAGCAGCTTAATGTCTGCTTTGTGAATCGTTCCTCGAAGATTGATCTGGAACCTATTAGGACGATCTTAAACAGAGATGATACCAACATGGAACTTTCGTTCACACTCGTGAAACTGTCTGAAAAGCTGGCTGTGAAGAAAGTCGTTGCTAACAGTCACATAATATTTGGTTGTGCGCCATCTGAAGCTGCAAATATTCACTATACAGACTTAGCCGAAGTTGAGACTATTGTTCCACATACTTATATCTCGCTGATTGGCAGTTACAAGCCACACATGCACGAATGTGATGCGAAACTCATCAGTGAGTTTCAGAAGCAGAAGGTTCCTATCTTGGTTGATTCCAAGGAACATACTCTCTTGGAAGCTGGTGAATTGATTGACAGTAATGTCAAGCCCCATCAactacaagaaattggacGTTTAGAAAAGGACAAATTGCAAACGATTAGATGTGAAAAGAATAATCGTACTATCACCCTCTGTAAGATCGTGGGTTTGTCCATCATGGACATCTGTGTCGCTAAGAAATTGCTAGAGGTATCAAAATTGGACTGA
- the SYM1 gene encoding ethanol metabolism protein (similar to Saccharomyces cerevisiae SYM1 (YLR251W); ancestral locus Anc_1.384), protein MSKILGVYEGLLKTHPKKTNAIMTGTLFGLGDVIAQLGFPQKGSNTKYDFARTARSVIYGSMIFSFVGDRWFKFLSNKVSLPNRPNGHWTNTLFRVGVDQMTFAPTSIPFYFGCLTLMEGKPLEDAKKKINDRWWETLRANWAVWPAFQCFNFTFVPLQHRLLAVNAIAIFWNTFLSYKNSLATSSEHKTPVYSPPIVD, encoded by the coding sequence ATGAGCAAGATCTTGGGTGTCTACGAGGGACTGCTGAAAACGCACCCAAAGAAGACCAATGCCATCATGACTGGTACGCTTTTCGGTTTGGGAGATGTCATTGCACAATTGGGATTTCCGCAGAAAGGTTCCAATACTAAGTATGACTTTGCTAGAACAGCTCGATCTGTGATATATGGGTCGATGATCTTCTCGTTCGTCGGTGACAGATGGTTCAAGTTCCTCAGTAATAAGGTTTCTTTGCCCAATAGACCCAATGGGCACTGGACAAATACGTTATTCCGTGTCGGGGTTGACCAAATGACTTTTGCTCCGACTTCTATCCCATTTTATTTTGGGTGCTTAACTCTCATGGAGGGCAAACCCCTTGAGGATGCTAAAAAGAAGATTAACGATAGATGGTGGGAGACTCTACGGGCTAATTGGGCTGTTTGGCCAGCTTTCCAATGCTTCAATTTTACTTTTGTGCCTTTGCAGCACAGATTATTGGCTGTGAACGCTATTGCGATCTTCTGGAATACGTTTCTGTCGTATAAAAACTCGCTAGCAACTTCATCAGAGCATAAGACACCGGTTTATTCACCACCAATTGTAGACTAA